Part of the Candidatus Rokuibacteriota bacterium genome, CGATGGCGCGCTCGCGAAGAGCTGGAGCAGGGCGGTCCCGCCGCGGCCCGCGCCGACGAGGCCGACGCGGAGCATCCGGCCCTTCGGTTCGTCCTGGACCATGCTGAGCCCCACCTCAGCCCATCCCGTGTCCGCCGGTCGATCGCTTGTGATTCCGCCCCACGCTGGCCTCCGCCTCAGTCGCAACTCGGGCCGGTGCCTCACGCCTCCAGCCCGCCCAGCAGGCGGTCGATCTCCTGCTGTACCGTCGCGAGCACGAGAGGCTTGGCGAGGCAGGCGTCGGCTCCCGCCCGCAAGAGCGGCGGGATCATGTCAGGGTAGCCCGTGATCCCCAGAATCTTGATCGCGCGCGTCTCCGGATCGGCCTTGAGGCGACGACAGACCTCGATCCCGTCGAGCCGCGGCATCGCCACGTCCAGAATCAAGAGGGCGGGGTTGAAGGCGCCGACCTTGATCAGGGCCTCATACCCGTCTGTCGCCGTTTCGAGCTTGAAGCCCCGCGGGTCCCCGGCGAGGAAATCGACCAGGACGT contains:
- a CDS encoding response regulator, which produces MKKSLSQDVRAYLTVGEAARHCRVSPPALRAWIRDGKLCAFRTLGKHCRIELKEFQRFLREHGMPPYPALPPETRILVVDDQPRIVDVLVDFLAGDPRGFKLETATDGYEALIKVGAFNPALLILDVAMPRLDGIEVCRRLKADPETRAIKILGITGYPDMIPPLLRAGADACLAKPLVLATVQQEIDRLLGGLEA